A region of Haliotis asinina isolate JCU_RB_2024 chromosome 9, JCU_Hal_asi_v2, whole genome shotgun sequence DNA encodes the following proteins:
- the LOC137296834 gene encoding multiple epidermal growth factor-like domains protein 10, whose product MEDDRQTFSPASMGLILILVLTQISNGGAYEYVSFNTSGKHVKYINDIGVKITGAHSMVLKIKTCSKAYLILTEAVLYQKTKSYYVVMLDRTEKPRLSSILEGCLTCTAKASSSIRMLYCSFYKVFWLSWDDKGFIQIGRGHTPYKNMLMSHRGSNKFTINYIQAMSHGHAGDWQVRKDCPPGRYGARCILRCGQCACANDCDPNYGRCKKGCKAGWRGIRCKRACGKGTYGTRCQRCGHCKDKAQCNRVTGHCPGLCEPGWTGDHCDEYCPNSTHGVGCQKCGHCSLGENCHRETGRCETGCDLGWMGQKCDQECMSGSYGANCSSTCGHCGNNTACDKVNGICAPDTVCEPGWSGYRCDKACPPGTFGLECMECGHCKDDALCHVTTGICTSGCADGWTGTRCDKECGDGTWGMYCKLECGQCQDGEPCDKVTGRCPGECAPGWTGCNCDAECTSGTYGASCKEECGWCKDEKPCDRVTGICENGCYPGTKGDKCEHECADGSYGNNCSAMCGHCMDDLPCESESGFCLLGCSPGWEGLRCDRKGSGVPGDMNTTKTKLTNPVKPDKVAAISLGITLVIMVICAISGGLIAWRRCRKPEEELKVHGIVNPGANTESSYVEIQGEGAFKTTDGRWKNASTFESQT is encoded by the exons GCCCACTCTATGGTGCTAAAGATCAAGACCTGTTCTAAGGCCTATCTCATCCTCACAGAGGCGGTTCTCTACCAGAAGACCAAGTCCTACTATGTGGTGATGCTCGACCGGACCGAGAAGCCACGTCTCTCATCCATCTTGGAGGGCTGCTTGACCTGCACGGCCAAAGCCTCAAGCTCCATCAGGATGCTGTACTGCTCCTTCTACAAGGTCTTCTGGCTATCCTGGGACGACAAGGGCTTCATTCAGATCGGCAGAGGCCACACGCCATACAAGAACATGCTAATGTCCCACCGGGGAAGCAACAAGTTCACCATTAACTATATACAGGCAATGTCTCATGGTCATGCCGGGGACTGGCAGGTTAGAAAAG ACTGCCCTCCTGGTCGTTACGGTGCACGATGTATCCTACGCTGTGGCCAGTGCGCATGCGCCAATGACTGTGATCCTAACTACGGGCGTTGCAAGAAGGGGTGCAAGGCCGGCTGGAGGGGCATCAGGTGCAAGAGAG CCTGCGGAAAAGGGACCTACGGCACTCGCTGCCAGAGGTGCGGTCACTGTAAGGACAAGGCTCAGTGTAACCGTGTCACCGGACACTGCCCGGGGCTGTGTGAGCCAGGATGGACAGGAGACCACTGTGACGAGT ACTGTCCAAACTCCACACACGGTGTCGGCTGTCAGAAGTGCGGCCACTGCAGCCTCGGAGAGAATTGCCACAGGGAAACGGGGAGGTGCGAGACTGGATGTGACCTTGGGTGGATGGGTCAGAAATGTGATCAAG AATGCATGTCGGGGTCATATGGCGCCAACTGCAGTAGCACTTGCGGTCACTGCGGGAACAACACCGCCTGCGACAAAGTTAACGGCATCTGTGCCCCCGACACCGTCTGTGAACCTGGATGGTCGGGCTACCGCTGTGACAAAG CATGTCCACCCGGAACCTTTGGTTTGGAATGTATGGAGTGCGGCCATTGCAAGGATGACGCACTGTGTCACGTTACCACTGGAATCTGCACTTCCGGTTGTGCCGATGGCTGGACCGGTACACGGTGTGATAAAG AATGTGGAGACGGCACGTGGGGAATGTACTGCAAATTGGAGTGTGGTCAGTGTCAAGATGGGGAGCCATGTGACAAGGTCACAGGCCGTTGTCCTGGAGAGTGTGCCCCTGGATGGACTGGCTGTAACTGTGATGCAG AGTGCACGTCGGGAACATACGGCGCCAGCTGTAAGGAGGAGTGTGGGTGGTGCAAGGATGAGAAGCCGTGTGACAGAGTGACGGGGATCTGTGAGAACGGCTGTTACCCAGGGACCAAGGGAGACAAGTGTGAACACG AGTGTGCCGACGGTTCATACGGCAATAATTGCTCTGCTATGTGTGGTCACTGTATGGATGATCTGCCGTGCGAGTCGGAATCGGGCTTCTGTCTGTTGGGGTGTTCCCCAGGGTGGGAGGGACTACGGTGTGATCGTAAAG GTTCAGGGGTGCCCGGAGACATGAACACCACGAAGACCAAACTGACCAACCCTGTGAAACCAG ACAAAGTTGCAGCCATCAGTCTTGGGATCACTTTGGTCATCATGGTCATCTGTGCTATCAGCGGTGGACTCATTGCCTG GAGACGTTGTCGGAAACCCGAGGAGGAGCTCAAAGTCCACGGCATCGTCAACCCCGGCGCCAACACCGAGTCGTCCTACGTTGAGATCCAAGGCGAAGGGGCCTTCAAAACCACGGACGGTCGGTGGAAGAACGCTTCGACTTTTGAGTCTCAAACGTAG
- the LOC137296702 gene encoding LOW QUALITY PROTEIN: uncharacterized protein (The sequence of the model RefSeq protein was modified relative to this genomic sequence to represent the inferred CDS: inserted 1 base in 1 codon; substituted 1 base at 1 genomic stop codon) — MDLHGDSCYERXSXTTPFWLLMLHTVSTPVLTLCSLSYTHLTFCTMYASVALAYHQAVDDLHRFRTYQAPVSQQTLSGPDPHPGVFTITVNPLYSLPDPLTSLPVPASRARPQVVEIDLGEESQQPQSCSAVLVSCVKHLFQSIFTQR, encoded by the exons ATGGATCTCCATGGAGACAGTTGCTACGAGCGATAGT CAACGACGCCATTTTGGTTGTTGATGTTACACACTGTTTCCACGCCTGTGTTGACACTTTGCTCGTTATCCTACACGCATCTCACGTTCTGCACGATGTATGCTTCTGTTGCCTTGGCTTATCATCAAG CTGTGGACGATCTCCACAGGTTTAGGACCTACCAGGCCCCTGTCTCCCAACAGACACTCTCAGGCCCTGATCCT CACCCTGGTGTCTTCACGATCACTGTCAACCCCCTCTACTCCCTGCCCGACCCCCTGACCTCCCTCCCCGTCCCTGCCTCCAGAGCCCGTCCTCAAGTTGTGGAGATTGATCTTGGTGAAGAATCCCAGCAGCCCCAGTCGTGCTCTGCTGTCCTTGTGTCCTGTGTGAAACACTTGTTCCAGAGTATCTTCACACAGAGATAG